One segment of Methylocella silvestris BL2 DNA contains the following:
- a CDS encoding A24 family peptidase, with protein MNLPFIYAIPWTAALIVLVASAIRDVKDRIIPNEYVVVIAVIGVAQCVALRPGLAWVSLLVAAGTLLGLGVLAHWNLIGGGDVKLISAVTLLVPPNQAPVLLIGIALAGGVLSCIYLAAHYGFRRTKLSQAGEADFVPPMSGFARLVKAEHARIAAGDSLPYALAILGGVTGYMAREFI; from the coding sequence ATGAACCTTCCCTTCATCTACGCAATCCCTTGGACCGCAGCGCTTATCGTTCTTGTCGCTAGCGCGATAAGGGATGTGAAGGACCGGATCATTCCGAACGAATATGTTGTCGTCATCGCCGTGATTGGCGTCGCGCAATGCGTGGCGTTGAGACCCGGGCTTGCTTGGGTGAGTCTGCTGGTTGCCGCCGGAACGTTATTGGGGTTAGGCGTCCTCGCCCATTGGAATCTGATTGGCGGGGGCGACGTAAAACTGATCAGCGCCGTGACGCTGCTCGTCCCGCCCAATCAGGCGCCCGTGCTCCTGATCGGGATCGCGTTGGCTGGCGGCGTTCTGAGCTGCATCTATCTCGCGGCGCATTATGGGTTCAGAAGAACAAAGCTGTCGCAGGCTGGCGAGGCAGACTTTGTTCCGCCGATGAGCGGTTTTGCCCGACTGGTAAAGGCGGAGCACGCCCGGATCGCCGCAGGCGATTCGTTGCCATATGCGCTGGCCATCCTGGGCGGCGTAACTGGTTACATGGCAAGAGAGTTCATTTAA
- the cpaB gene encoding Flp pilus assembly protein CpaB, with amino-acid sequence MLFRKLLIVLGAVFVIAGVGLCIAWVGQLRNREIEVASPAAAPAASEQAILSATRAIPAGELLRSDDIGWKNVGAAGVQAGNLLRGQVAETEFFGAITRRDFAAGEGLIASDLVKPNDRRFLAAVLKPGRRALSVSVDAAQSAAGLVLPGDYVDVILTQDFGDKIDIGRRTVSETVLWNVRVIAVDQSLDAQTSTVAEHTALGAESHIPKTVTLEMFERQAETLLVAAQLGKFQLAVRPLVGSGDVKIEDQHIAKPLWASDVSPALKRFAAAPPPLARTEPPQPPPAPLPCEKSAAGPLECSVRRPPPALSRYHPPAAAPGGIPQSPSEAPPREAHNE; translated from the coding sequence ATGCTGTTCCGCAAACTCTTGATCGTCTTAGGCGCCGTCTTCGTCATTGCAGGCGTCGGGCTCTGCATCGCGTGGGTGGGCCAGCTGAGAAATCGGGAGATCGAAGTCGCAAGCCCGGCCGCCGCCCCGGCCGCAAGCGAACAGGCGATCTTGTCGGCGACGCGCGCCATTCCCGCCGGCGAGTTGCTGCGAAGCGATGACATCGGCTGGAAAAACGTCGGAGCCGCAGGGGTTCAAGCCGGAAATCTCTTGCGGGGCCAGGTGGCGGAGACGGAATTCTTCGGCGCCATTACCCGGCGCGATTTCGCTGCTGGCGAAGGGCTGATCGCCAGCGACCTGGTCAAACCCAATGATCGGCGATTTCTGGCCGCCGTGCTCAAGCCCGGACGCCGCGCCCTGTCCGTCTCCGTCGATGCGGCGCAGAGCGCCGCAGGCCTGGTCTTGCCAGGAGACTACGTCGACGTGATCTTAACGCAGGACTTCGGCGATAAAATCGATATCGGCCGCAGGACGGTCAGCGAGACCGTCCTTTGGAATGTCCGAGTCATCGCCGTTGATCAATCGCTCGACGCGCAGACGAGCACCGTCGCCGAGCACACGGCGCTTGGCGCCGAATCGCATATCCCGAAGACGGTCACGCTCGAAATGTTTGAGCGTCAAGCCGAGACGCTTCTCGTCGCCGCGCAGCTCGGCAAGTTTCAGCTCGCTGTGCGGCCGCTCGTGGGCTCCGGCGACGTCAAGATTGAAGACCAACATATTGCAAAACCGCTTTGGGCGTCCGACGTCTCGCCCGCTCTCAAGCGATTTGCGGCGGCGCCGCCGCCCTTGGCAAGGACCGAGCCGCCGCAGCCCCCGCCCGCGCCATTGCCTTGCGAAAAATCTGCGGCCGGCCCGCTCGAATGTTCAGTCCGGCGCCCTCCGCCCGCGCTGTCACGCTATCATCCGCCCGCTGCTGCGCCCGGTGGAATTCCGCAGTCGCCGTCCGAGGCGCCGCCCAGGGAGGCGCACAATGAGTAG
- a CDS encoding methyltransferase family protein, whose translation MNTVRAELTSGRASALFIRLCVVAWFLVLGAASFTGVARLIGDIASGRPSEGAWAALISEGCIVLFYAIICCIMLVRPDPVSRANGLGPALLALAGSYGAWLIPLLPRGHELPSLNVASAAILIFSESLMIYTLLFLGRSFSLTPQARKLVTNGPYAIVRHPLYLVEEAAIAGILLQYAWFAALPLLAAHVAVQIRRMQIEEKVLLKAFPEYTAYARRTPRLIPGVW comes from the coding sequence ATGAACACTGTGCGAGCGGAGCTAACATCTGGACGCGCGTCCGCGCTGTTCATCCGCCTTTGCGTCGTCGCCTGGTTCCTGGTTTTGGGCGCGGCGTCCTTTACCGGCGTCGCCAGGTTGATTGGGGACATCGCGAGCGGCCGGCCGAGCGAGGGCGCCTGGGCGGCTTTGATTTCGGAGGGGTGCATCGTCCTCTTCTACGCGATCATCTGCTGTATCATGTTGGTGCGGCCCGATCCGGTCAGCCGCGCCAACGGGCTCGGACCCGCGCTGCTGGCGCTGGCCGGCAGTTATGGCGCGTGGCTGATTCCTCTGCTTCCGCGCGGCCACGAGCTACCGTCGTTAAATGTGGCGTCAGCGGCGATTCTCATTTTCAGCGAATCGCTGATGATTTACACGCTCCTGTTCCTGGGCCGGTCGTTCAGCCTTACGCCCCAGGCGCGGAAGCTTGTCACCAACGGCCCCTACGCCATCGTCCGGCATCCGCTTTATTTGGTGGAGGAGGCCGCGATCGCCGGCATTCTGTTGCAATATGCCTGGTTCGCCGCGCTGCCGCTCCTGGCGGCCCATGTCGCCGTGCAGATTCGGCGCATGCAGATCGAGGAGAAGGTCCTGCTGAAGGCCTTTCCGGAATATACCGCATACGCGCGGCGCACGCCGCGCCTTATTCCCGGCGTGTGGTGA
- a CDS encoding alpha/beta hydrolase, with product MLKSGCNLHRAAVAALLLAGVSVPALAEPAKNIVLVHGAWVDASGWKPVYEILVRDGYHVTMVQEPLTALADDVAATKRVLDLQSGPTILVAHSYGGSIITEAGVHPNVVGLVYVAAHAPDVGEDEGALGKGMPSFTQRQEGAIQHTADGYTFLNRADFHADFAADLPREQADFEASSQILTAAQVFTTPMTAAAWKTKPSWGIVADDDKIINPDLERWYYARAKSHTIELKGASHSVYESRPKEVAAVIEDAAKHAAP from the coding sequence ATGCTTAAGAGCGGATGTAATCTTCATCGCGCCGCGGTCGCGGCTTTGCTTTTGGCCGGCGTCTCGGTCCCGGCCCTCGCCGAACCTGCGAAGAATATCGTGCTGGTTCATGGGGCCTGGGTCGACGCCTCCGGCTGGAAGCCGGTCTACGAAATCCTTGTCAGGGATGGATACCATGTCACAATGGTCCAGGAGCCGCTGACTGCGCTTGCCGACGATGTTGCGGCGACAAAGCGCGTTCTCGACCTGCAGAGCGGTCCAACAATCCTCGTCGCCCACAGCTACGGCGGCTCGATCATTACCGAAGCGGGCGTGCATCCGAATGTCGTCGGCCTCGTCTATGTCGCCGCCCATGCGCCGGACGTCGGCGAAGATGAAGGCGCCCTCGGCAAGGGCATGCCCAGCTTCACGCAGAGGCAGGAGGGCGCGATCCAGCACACGGCCGACGGATACACTTTTCTCAATCGCGCTGACTTCCACGCGGACTTCGCCGCCGATCTGCCGCGCGAGCAGGCCGACTTTGAGGCGAGCTCGCAGATCCTGACGGCGGCTCAGGTTTTCACGACGCCAATGACAGCCGCCGCGTGGAAAACGAAGCCAAGCTGGGGGATCGTCGCCGACGACGACAAAATTATCAATCCCGATCTTGAGCGATGGTACTATGCCCGCGCCAAGAGCCATACCATCGAACTCAAGGGCGCGAGCCACTCGGTCTATGAATCGCGTCCGAAGGAAGTGGCGGCGGTGATCGAGGACGCCGCGAAACATGCCGCGCCCTAA
- a CDS encoding response regulator transcription factor: MIDSAEANAQEPAIVCVIDDEAEVRSALGSLLRASGYGVALFEAPEAFRAAGAPDGPSCLVLDVRLKGLSGIDFQAELAQAGVLIPVIVMTGYGDIPMSVQAMKTGAIDFLPKPFEDEAMLSAVAAAIERDRQRRASEAKEAGLRGAYQSLTAREREVMSLVVAGLMNKQVAARLDLSEITVKIHRGAMMKKMGAQSLADLVRMAEILNVRDVSAARFQTSV, translated from the coding sequence ATGATAGACAGCGCCGAAGCGAATGCGCAGGAGCCGGCGATTGTTTGCGTGATCGACGACGAGGCCGAGGTCAGAAGCGCGCTCGGCAGCCTGCTGCGCGCGAGCGGCTATGGCGTGGCGCTGTTCGAGGCGCCGGAAGCGTTTCGCGCCGCGGGCGCGCCGGACGGACCGTCCTGCCTCGTGCTCGACGTTCGGCTAAAGGGGTTGAGCGGGATCGATTTCCAGGCCGAACTCGCGCAGGCTGGCGTCCTGATTCCGGTGATCGTCATGACCGGCTATGGCGATATTCCGATGTCGGTGCAGGCGATGAAGACGGGGGCGATCGACTTCCTGCCAAAGCCTTTCGAGGACGAGGCCATGCTGTCCGCCGTGGCCGCGGCGATCGAGCGCGACCGGCAGCGCCGCGCGAGCGAGGCGAAGGAGGCCGGGCTGCGCGGGGCCTATCAATCGCTGACCGCCCGAGAGCGCGAAGTGATGAGCCTCGTCGTCGCCGGCCTCATGAACAAGCAGGTGGCGGCGCGGCTTGATCTCAGCGAAATCACCGTAAAAATCCACCGCGGCGCCATGATGAAGAAGATGGGCGCGCAATCGCTCGCCGATCTCGTGCGAATGGCCGAGATTTTGAACGTCAGGGACGTCTCGGCGGCGCGTTTTCAAACTTCAGTATAA
- a CDS encoding Flp family type IVb pilin, whose amino-acid sequence MRGFYNNIVSWLSIDSEQGVTAIEYGLIASLIAIAIIVAVTLVGTNLSGLFTYVAGKVVAP is encoded by the coding sequence ATGCGCGGATTTTACAACAATATTGTTAGCTGGCTTTCTATCGACTCGGAACAGGGCGTCACCGCAATCGAATATGGGCTCATCGCCTCCTTGATCGCCATCGCGATCATTGTCGCCGTGACGCTGGTCGGCACCAACCTGTCCGGTTTGTTCACCTATGTCGCGGGCAAGGTGGTCGCCCCGTAG
- a CDS encoding PAS domain-containing sensor histidine kinase codes for MFEPASSPQELRPESRDDSRAGAVSRRRADAPLPRRQKRWSSQRRLQILAAAAAAALIFAADVLSPLDGAVAVLYTAVVLLVARVADRRFVLAAGAGCCVLVLVAFASSHWGEAFDGAYVRLGVSLTALAITTLLAVRSWSAESTAAEQARMLELTHDTVVIRDADNRILYWNDGAERLYGWTRKEAIGKLCHEMLETHFPAEEVADSFAAEGRWSGELMRRRRDGTRIALASRWLARYDSDGRPAGIIETSADLTAERQAEAERRRSEERYGAIFRAAGFAIWEADWSGRLAAIEDLQKAGVSDIGAYLDSHRAILRQMAAAAEITEANAEAVKLFEAPGREALIGRSMSLFSTAAAEKTLAQLLAQLSNGAAIAEAETQFCTLRGKTIDVLLRVCVVTPEDGWRRMIVTAIDLTERNLTQARLDQMLAELAHAARVALLGQFAASIAHEVNQPLAAITTYAQSGRRWLTREAPAAQEVRDCLDHIVENGRRASEVVAGLKALTKKGAAPKNPLPLAEAIEEAVALMRRELATGAINLRQSFAADLPPVLGDRVQIQQVVINLAMNGAQAMAAIDPRRRDLCVATQREGAGFARISVRDSGDGIKEQNPDAVFEPFFTTKTSGTGMGLSICRSIVEAHGGRIWAENNDDGGATFHFTLPLEEAAA; via the coding sequence ATGTTCGAACCCGCCTCTTCGCCTCAGGAGTTGCGCCCGGAAAGCCGCGACGACAGCCGCGCCGGCGCTGTTTCGCGCCGCCGGGCCGACGCGCCGCTGCCGCGCCGGCAAAAACGCTGGTCGAGTCAGCGTCGCCTGCAAATCCTCGCCGCTGCGGCGGCCGCGGCCCTGATCTTCGCGGCGGATGTTTTGAGCCCGCTCGACGGCGCCGTCGCCGTTCTCTACACGGCTGTTGTGCTGCTTGTCGCCCGGGTCGCCGACCGGCGCTTCGTCCTGGCGGCAGGGGCCGGCTGCTGCGTTCTGGTTCTCGTCGCCTTCGCCTCTTCGCATTGGGGCGAAGCTTTCGATGGCGCCTATGTCCGCCTCGGCGTCAGCCTGACGGCGCTGGCGATCACCACTTTGCTTGCGGTCAGGAGTTGGTCGGCCGAGTCGACGGCGGCCGAGCAGGCGCGCATGCTGGAGCTCACCCACGACACGGTGGTCATCCGCGACGCCGATAATCGCATCCTCTACTGGAACGACGGCGCCGAGCGGCTCTATGGCTGGACCCGTAAGGAGGCGATCGGCAAACTCTGCCATGAGATGCTCGAGACGCATTTTCCGGCCGAGGAGGTCGCGGACAGCTTCGCCGCCGAGGGCCGCTGGTCCGGCGAACTCATGCGACGCAGGCGCGATGGAACGCGGATCGCGCTCGCCAGCCGCTGGCTCGCGCGCTACGATTCGGACGGCCGCCCCGCCGGGATCATCGAGACGAGCGCCGATCTGACGGCGGAGCGCCAAGCCGAGGCCGAGCGGCGCCGCAGCGAGGAGCGCTATGGCGCCATTTTCCGCGCCGCCGGCTTCGCCATATGGGAGGCGGATTGGTCCGGGCGGCTCGCAGCCATCGAGGATCTGCAGAAAGCCGGCGTCAGCGACATCGGCGCCTATCTCGACTCGCATCGCGCGATTCTGCGCCAGATGGCGGCGGCCGCAGAGATCACGGAAGCCAATGCGGAGGCGGTGAAGCTTTTCGAGGCGCCCGGGCGCGAGGCGTTGATCGGACGCAGCATGTCGCTTTTTTCAACCGCGGCGGCGGAGAAGACGCTCGCCCAATTGCTGGCGCAGCTCTCCAATGGCGCGGCGATCGCCGAGGCGGAGACGCAGTTTTGCACATTGCGGGGAAAAACCATCGACGTTCTGCTGCGCGTCTGCGTCGTCACGCCGGAGGATGGCTGGAGGCGCATGATCGTCACCGCCATCGACCTCACCGAACGCAACTTGACGCAGGCGCGGCTCGACCAGATGCTGGCCGAACTCGCCCACGCTGCGCGGGTGGCGCTGCTTGGCCAGTTCGCGGCCTCGATCGCCCATGAGGTCAACCAGCCGCTGGCGGCGATCACCACCTACGCTCAATCCGGCCGGCGCTGGCTGACGCGCGAGGCCCCGGCCGCGCAGGAGGTCCGCGATTGCCTCGACCATATCGTCGAGAACGGAAGGCGCGCGAGCGAGGTCGTCGCGGGGCTGAAGGCGCTGACGAAAAAAGGCGCCGCGCCCAAAAATCCGCTGCCCCTCGCCGAAGCGATCGAGGAGGCCGTCGCGCTGATGCGGCGCGAACTCGCGACCGGCGCGATCAATCTGCGGCAGAGTTTTGCCGCCGATCTGCCGCCGGTCCTCGGCGATCGCGTGCAGATCCAGCAGGTCGTCATCAATCTGGCGATGAATGGCGCGCAGGCGATGGCGGCGATCGATCCGCGCCGGCGCGATCTTTGCGTCGCGACGCAGCGCGAAGGAGCGGGCTTTGCGCGGATCAGCGTGCGCGACAGCGGCGACGGGATCAAGGAGCAAAACCCCGACGCCGTGTTCGAGCCCTTCTTTACCACCAAGACCAGCGGAACGGGCATGGGGCTGTCGATCTGCCGCTCGATCGTCGAAGCGCATGGCGGCCGCATCTGGGCCGAGAACAATGACGACGGCGGCGCGACGTTTCACTTCACTCTGCCTTTGGAGGAGGCCGCGGCATGA
- a CDS encoding response regulator transcription factor, whose product MPSQTISIVDDDAEVRSATASLLRSIGLDVCTFASAEDFLASTELHETACLIADVHMPGMSGLELQGRLLPMARRFPVILMTAHPTDGARAEAIAKGAAGFFAKPFDADALLACVEDNMTK is encoded by the coding sequence TTGCCGTCTCAAACCATCTCAATCGTCGACGACGACGCCGAGGTCCGCTCCGCGACGGCGAGCCTCTTGCGCTCGATCGGGCTTGACGTTTGCACCTTCGCCTCGGCCGAGGATTTTCTCGCCTCGACCGAACTTCACGAGACCGCCTGCCTCATCGCCGACGTTCACATGCCGGGCATGAGCGGCCTTGAGCTTCAGGGGCGTCTCCTCCCGATGGCGCGCCGCTTTCCGGTCATTTTGATGACGGCGCACCCGACAGACGGCGCGCGCGCCGAGGCGATCGCCAAAGGCGCCGCCGGCTTTTTCGCAAAGCCGTTCGACGCCGACGCCCTCCTCGCCTGCGTCGAAGACAACATGACAAAATAA
- a CDS encoding pilus assembly protein TadG-related protein codes for MRRRFFGIAALGRRFRYDRGGGVALMIGLALPVIIGMIALGTEISFLLYKKFQMQSVADSAALGGAAALQSGHPAPGIEARGISSFLGFVDGAAGVTVTVNNPPATGSAANNASAVEVIISQPQTLSMVSLFVSGLFTVGARAVATRGTTSSCVLQLGSGGQFSMNNGAVANLTACGLAVDSTSAAGLSLTGGAQLNALSVSVVGGASLSNGAAINPSSALKTSQANVADPYAGVTMPAMNSSCTTGSPTTQVQGSNATISPGVYCNGISFNYGSATMNPGVYFIDKGVFNVAGGETLTATNVTIILTSKTTSGYATLSVSNGATVNLSAPTSGATAGIVFFGDRNAPSSNTNIVAGGTALTVNGAVYFPSQKLQFENGSSNASACTQLVASTITLTGGSKFQNNCPTGVVGIGAANNALVE; via the coding sequence ATGCGTCGGCGATTTTTCGGGATTGCCGCGTTAGGGCGAAGGTTCCGCTATGACCGGGGCGGCGGCGTCGCGCTCATGATCGGACTCGCGCTCCCTGTCATCATCGGAATGATTGCGCTGGGAACGGAAATCTCTTTCCTGCTGTATAAGAAGTTTCAGATGCAATCGGTTGCGGACTCGGCTGCGCTTGGCGGCGCCGCGGCGCTTCAAAGCGGCCACCCCGCCCCCGGGATCGAAGCGCGCGGGATTTCGAGTTTCCTCGGCTTCGTCGATGGCGCCGCCGGCGTAACCGTCACGGTCAACAATCCGCCGGCGACCGGCTCCGCGGCGAATAATGCTTCCGCGGTCGAGGTGATCATCAGTCAGCCTCAGACGCTCAGCATGGTCAGCCTGTTCGTCAGCGGCCTCTTTACGGTTGGCGCGCGCGCCGTGGCGACGCGCGGCACGACCTCGTCCTGCGTATTGCAGCTCGGCAGCGGCGGCCAGTTCAGTATGAACAATGGCGCAGTGGCCAATCTCACCGCATGCGGGCTGGCTGTCGACTCGACGAGCGCGGCGGGGCTATCGTTGACCGGCGGCGCGCAGCTGAATGCGCTATCGGTGTCCGTCGTGGGCGGAGCCTCGCTCTCGAATGGCGCTGCGATCAATCCCTCCAGCGCGCTCAAAACCTCTCAGGCGAACGTGGCCGATCCCTACGCCGGCGTGACGATGCCTGCGATGAACTCCTCGTGCACGACCGGCAGCCCCACGACACAGGTTCAAGGATCGAACGCGACCATCAGTCCGGGCGTCTATTGCAATGGGATCTCATTCAATTATGGATCCGCCACGATGAATCCCGGCGTCTACTTTATCGACAAAGGCGTCTTCAACGTCGCCGGCGGCGAGACGCTGACAGCTACGAATGTCACGATTATTCTGACCAGCAAGACGACGAGCGGCTACGCCACGCTCAGCGTCAGCAACGGAGCGACCGTCAATCTCAGCGCGCCGACGAGCGGCGCAACGGCGGGTATTGTCTTTTTCGGTGATCGGAACGCGCCGAGCAGCAACACAAACATTGTCGCTGGGGGCACCGCGTTAACCGTGAATGGCGCGGTCTATTTTCCGTCCCAGAAACTGCAGTTTGAGAACGGCTCAAGCAACGCTTCAGCCTGCACGCAGCTTGTAGCCTCGACGATCACACTTACCGGCGGGTCGAAATTTCAGAACAATTGTCCCACTGGGGTCGTCGGGATTGGCGCAGCAAACAACGCTCTGGTCGAGTGA
- a CDS encoding TadE/TadG family type IV pilus assembly protein, with amino-acid sequence MVVVPKRIHFHIYRTRHGCARAFQVIPRNQFWRRSEAGTAALEFALATPLLLILVAGVTEIGFAIYQGMQVSAAVEAGMMYAAKNGWSSSGIASAVVSASGATGLTATPAPSQFCGCPAATGITATTCTSTCANGYAPGQYIQINAALAHQTILPNLGLPLPATLTATSLFRQN; translated from the coding sequence ATGGTAGTAGTTCCAAAACGAATACATTTTCATATCTATCGTACACGCCATGGTTGCGCACGCGCGTTTCAGGTCATCCCTCGAAATCAATTTTGGCGCCGGAGCGAAGCGGGCACGGCGGCCCTGGAATTCGCGCTGGCGACTCCGCTTTTGCTCATTCTGGTCGCGGGAGTCACAGAGATCGGTTTCGCCATTTATCAGGGGATGCAGGTGAGCGCCGCCGTCGAAGCAGGCATGATGTATGCGGCCAAGAACGGATGGAGCTCCTCCGGTATCGCTAGCGCTGTGGTGAGCGCCAGCGGAGCAACCGGCCTGACCGCGACGCCCGCGCCATCGCAATTCTGCGGCTGTCCAGCAGCCACTGGCATCACGGCGACGACCTGCACGTCAACATGCGCCAACGGCTATGCGCCGGGACAATATATTCAGATCAACGCGGCGCTTGCGCATCAAACCATTCTGCCCAATTTGGGGCTGCCGCTGCCGGCGACGTTAACCGCCACGTCGCTGTTCAGACAGAACTGA
- a CDS encoding TadE/TadG family type IV pilus assembly protein, whose protein sequence is MTFLKSKDASASQGSAAIEFGLILPVLLLFLIGIMDMGRLLWANTTLSWATETAARCAAINTTLCGSASQIQSYAVTQAWGVTLLPAAFTVTYPSCGVQVAATYTFQFIIPWLGTATPFGSANTATLSATACDLLQH, encoded by the coding sequence ATGACGTTCCTGAAATCGAAAGACGCCTCTGCGTCTCAAGGCTCCGCAGCCATCGAATTCGGCTTGATCTTGCCGGTGCTCCTCCTGTTCCTGATCGGAATCATGGATATGGGGCGATTGCTCTGGGCCAATACGACGCTCAGCTGGGCGACAGAGACCGCCGCGCGTTGCGCTGCGATCAACACCACGCTCTGCGGCTCCGCGAGCCAGATTCAGAGCTATGCGGTCACACAGGCATGGGGCGTCACGCTCCTGCCGGCGGCGTTCACCGTGACATATCCTTCATGCGGCGTGCAGGTGGCCGCGACTTATACCTTCCAATTTATAATCCCTTGGCTCGGAACCGCCACGCCGTTCGGAAGCGCCAATACGGCCACGCTGAGCGCGACAGCTTGCGATTTGCTTCAACACTAG
- a CDS encoding AAA family ATPase — translation MIGDRNDIILYRNLKNAGVVEYFFKPLVRDVVKRTCNNVLTGNNKQSTPRAAKLIFVVGLRGGVGATTIATNAAWYLAEVRQRWVMLADLDLYSGDAALQLDVSPSHALREAFAKPERVDKLFIERGRIHAAERLDLLASLESLGEPFTIDESAVLSLLGKLQQRYRFVFVDLPVRAAIGIIRVLHQPSTCLLVSNGSLASAREVARWRARIGANTPERRTLHILNMSGAPGSLPKAEFLRAAGQSPDIIIPYDREIAVASNRGITATQKCASLNQGIVRLLRDLMGEPEEAPRSMLSRIFG, via the coding sequence GTGATTGGCGATCGCAACGATATTATCCTCTATCGCAACCTGAAGAACGCGGGGGTCGTTGAATATTTCTTTAAGCCGTTGGTGCGCGATGTTGTTAAACGGACTTGCAACAATGTTTTGACCGGGAACAACAAGCAGTCGACCCCGCGCGCGGCCAAGCTCATATTCGTGGTGGGCCTGCGCGGCGGCGTCGGGGCCACGACGATCGCGACCAATGCGGCGTGGTACTTGGCCGAAGTCCGGCAGCGCTGGGTTATGCTGGCCGACCTCGACCTTTACAGCGGAGACGCGGCGCTGCAGCTTGACGTCTCTCCCAGCCACGCGCTTCGCGAGGCGTTCGCGAAACCCGAGCGCGTCGACAAACTCTTCATCGAACGCGGACGGATCCATGCCGCCGAGCGCCTGGATTTGCTGGCTTCGCTGGAATCCCTCGGCGAACCCTTTACGATCGACGAGAGCGCTGTTCTGTCGCTGTTAGGCAAGTTGCAGCAGCGATATCGCTTTGTCTTCGTCGACCTGCCGGTTAGGGCGGCGATAGGGATAATACGGGTGCTGCACCAGCCAAGCACCTGTCTGCTTGTCAGCAACGGCAGTCTGGCGTCGGCGCGCGAAGTCGCCCGTTGGCGCGCGCGGATCGGAGCGAACACGCCCGAGCGCAGGACATTGCATATCCTCAACATGAGCGGCGCACCGGGTAGCCTGCCGAAAGCGGAATTTCTTCGCGCGGCCGGGCAGAGCCCCGACATCATCATTCCCTATGATCGCGAAATTGCGGTCGCTTCAAATCGCGGAATAACGGCGACGCAGAAATGCGCGTCGCTGAACCAGGGCATTGTGCGGCTGCTGCGCGACCTGATGGGAGAGCCCGAAGAGGCGCCGCGTTCGATGCTTAGCCGGATCTTTGGTTGA